A part of candidate division WOR-3 bacterium genomic DNA contains:
- a CDS encoding HAMP domain-containing sensor histidine kinase, protein MNRFKFGFGPRALQVYFVIGLLGFAGVWFFYSQFLLLRLSREYHSYATTLFQQLEAETQLRTRIYARFMSQITEPDEAGSPELDIIFDEVIQKIDFPVVITAPNGAPVAFRNISNPETGYSALLQEVERLDKEHEPIPVLVREGDSLRCLNVIHYGVSPATVTLRQITSQLTQSVRQLRLFSLMQALLFLGFVLIGVMGVLEYKRREQEHIWTALAKETAHQLATPVSSISAWLEVLRESGQGEIAQEMDEDLKRMREVLSRFSRIGLPPDLERAPLGAIVNRAVDFVRRRAPKGIKLVLEVIDDPLVLVDAVLLSWAIENLLKNSLDAIGEREGEVRVRQFLSPDRRWVEVEITDTGEGVKIERLFEPGVTTKPYGWGVGLTLSKRIVEGYHQGRLILKESAPGKTVFALYLPTAGS, encoded by the coding sequence TTGAATCGTTTTAAATTCGGCTTCGGACCAAGAGCGTTACAGGTCTATTTCGTCATCGGCCTGTTAGGATTTGCCGGGGTCTGGTTTTTCTATTCCCAGTTTCTATTATTGCGGCTTTCCCGGGAATACCACAGTTATGCGACAACCCTTTTTCAGCAACTGGAAGCCGAGACCCAGTTGCGGACAAGGATTTATGCGCGGTTTATGAGCCAGATTACCGAGCCTGATGAGGCGGGTTCACCAGAACTGGACATTATCTTTGACGAGGTGATTCAGAAGATTGACTTTCCGGTGGTCATTACCGCCCCGAATGGCGCGCCGGTCGCATTTCGCAACATCAGTAATCCTGAAACCGGTTATAGCGCACTTTTACAGGAGGTTGAGCGGCTTGACAAGGAGCATGAGCCGATTCCGGTTTTGGTGCGGGAGGGTGACTCGCTGCGCTGCCTTAATGTTATTCATTACGGGGTATCACCGGCGACCGTTACCCTCAGGCAGATTACCAGTCAACTCACCCAATCGGTCAGGCAGTTGCGGCTTTTTTCGCTGATGCAGGCCTTGCTTTTCTTGGGGTTTGTCCTGATAGGTGTTATGGGCGTGTTGGAATACAAGCGCCGGGAACAGGAGCACATCTGGACCGCGCTTGCCAAGGAGACCGCGCATCAACTGGCAACACCGGTTTCCTCAATATCTGCCTGGCTGGAGGTCCTTAGGGAAAGCGGGCAGGGGGAGATTGCTCAGGAGATGGATGAGGACTTAAAGAGGATGAGGGAGGTCTTGAGTCGTTTCAGCCGCATCGGGCTTCCCCCAGATTTGGAAAGGGCGCCTCTGGGTGCGATTGTTAATCGGGCGGTTGATTTTGTCCGGCGGCGCGCCCCCAAAGGGATAAAGCTCGTGCTGGAGGTTATTGATGACCCGCTGGTTTTGGTGGATGCGGTGCTCCTTTCCTGGGCGATAGAAAATCTCTTGAAGAACTCTCTTGATGCGATTGGCGAAAGGGAGGGCGAGGTGAGGGTTCGGCAGTTTTTGAGTCCGGACCGACGCTGGGTTGAGGTTGAGATAACCGATACTGGCGAAGGTGTCAAGATAGAAAGGCTGTTTGAGCCCGGTGTTACCACCAAGCCTTACGGCTGGGGTGTTGGTCTCACCCTGTCAAAGAGGATTGTTGAGGGGTATCATCAGGGGAGGCTGATTTTGAAAGAAAGCGCTCCGGGCAAAACGGTATTTGCCCTTTACCTGCCGACAGCCGGGAGCTGA
- a CDS encoding cation-translocating P-type ATPase: MADWHLKSIQEVVRELGSDLNKGLSSEEVRRRLNSFGRNELKEQGVRTPLSIFLSQFKSILIIILIVASVISLFMREFIDAIAIFAIVLLNSILGFVQDFRAERTMQALKRLAVPKVRVRRDGHIMEVSARELVPGDIVLLEAGVHIPADGRLIEAVNLRVSEATLTGESEPVDKSIAIENTKCKMENGDEIPLVERKNMVYMGTAVVAGRGAMIVTTTGMNTELGKIAEMLQTVKREQTPLEKRLVRLSKELAVGVLIIVGVIFVIGVMRGGDLKTMFLVAVSMAVAAVPEGLPAVVTITQTLGARRMLTRNALIRRLNAVETLGSVTVICSDKTGTLTQNRMTVTMLDVAGDRLELSINDGERVRLLQGASGQAFVLLIAGGVLCNDAVMEERNGGVKVIGDPTEGALVVLGARFGLTQEVLHKLLPRIAEVPFSSERKRMSTIHRLEGNGLSLDEARGNELLLLETLREFSLDGGRFVFTKGAVDVILELSASVLIDSKFQSLDEEWRARIIEGHNRLTQNGMRVLGVAFRPLKDIETAHCPEMLEKELCFVGMIGMIDPARPEVKDAVRECRQAGIRPVMITGDHPLTAMYIASDIGVEVSEEENACVTGADLAKMSVEELKPIVARTNVFARVAPEHKLKIVMALQSLNEVVAMTGDGVNDAPALKKADIGVAMGITGTDVAKEAAEMVLLDDNFATIVAAVKEGRTIYDNIKKFIRYTFASNAGEIIVMLIAPFFGMPLALTPLQILWVNLVTDGLPGLALGIEGPERDVMRKPPRPLGESIFAHGMAFNIIWSGVFLGLLSFFPGWWAWRNGNPAWQTIIFTVLTMGQLFHSLSLRSQRESVFTFGFFTNRTLIGTFITTLILQLGLIYLPIAQRIFQTHSLPLPQLLIILALSSMVFWVVELEKLFRRHFQ, encoded by the coding sequence ATGGCAGATTGGCATCTTAAGAGCATCCAAGAGGTTGTTCGGGAGTTAGGTTCGGACCTGAATAAGGGTTTGAGTTCTGAGGAGGTTCGGCGCCGGCTAAACAGTTTTGGCAGAAATGAGTTGAAAGAACAAGGGGTAAGAACCCCTTTATCAATCTTTCTTTCCCAGTTTAAATCAATTTTGATAATAATACTCATAGTAGCCAGTGTGATTTCTCTGTTCATGCGTGAATTTATTGATGCGATTGCGATATTTGCGATTGTTCTCTTGAATTCCATATTGGGTTTTGTGCAGGATTTCAGGGCGGAAAGGACGATGCAGGCGCTCAAGAGGCTGGCGGTCCCAAAGGTGCGGGTGCGCCGTGACGGACACATAATGGAGGTTTCCGCTCGTGAACTTGTCCCGGGTGATATCGTTCTCTTAGAGGCGGGCGTTCATATTCCGGCTGATGGCAGATTAATAGAGGCGGTGAATTTGCGGGTTTCTGAGGCGACTTTGACCGGAGAGTCCGAGCCGGTGGATAAGAGCATTGCGATTGAAAATACAAAATGCAAAATGGAAAATGGGGATGAGATCCCCCTGGTAGAGCGCAAAAATATGGTCTATATGGGAACAGCGGTAGTTGCGGGTAGGGGTGCAATGATTGTCACCACAACCGGAATGAATACCGAATTGGGGAAGATTGCCGAGATGCTTCAGACAGTCAAACGGGAGCAGACACCCCTGGAGAAGCGGCTCGTGCGATTGAGTAAAGAGCTGGCAGTTGGGGTGTTGATAATAGTAGGTGTAATTTTTGTCATTGGGGTGATGAGGGGAGGCGATTTAAAGACAATGTTTTTGGTGGCGGTGAGTATGGCGGTGGCGGCTGTTCCCGAGGGTCTGCCCGCAGTGGTCACAATCACTCAGACTCTGGGCGCAAGGCGGATGCTTACCCGCAATGCGCTCATTCGACGACTCAATGCGGTTGAGACCCTTGGGTCAGTTACAGTTATCTGCTCGGACAAGACGGGGACATTAACTCAAAACAGGATGACGGTGACGATGCTGGATGTGGCTGGTGACCGTTTGGAACTGTCTATTAACGATGGCGAAAGGGTGAGACTGCTTCAGGGAGCATCGGGTCAGGCGTTTGTGCTTCTGATTGCGGGGGGGGTACTTTGCAACGATGCTGTTATGGAAGAAAGAAATGGTGGTGTCAAGGTAATTGGTGATCCAACCGAAGGTGCGCTCGTTGTTCTCGGGGCGAGATTTGGATTGACTCAGGAGGTTTTGCATAAACTTTTGCCAAGGATTGCTGAGGTGCCTTTTTCATCAGAGCGGAAGAGAATGAGTACCATCCACAGGTTGGAGGGTAATGGGTTATCTTTAGATGAGGCCAGAGGCAATGAGCTCCTCTTGTTGGAGACGCTAAGGGAATTTAGTTTAGATGGCGGCAGGTTTGTTTTTACCAAAGGGGCGGTGGATGTAATTTTGGAGTTATCAGCTTCGGTCCTTATTGATTCAAAATTTCAATCTTTGGATGAAGAGTGGCGGGCACGCATAATCGAGGGGCATAACAGGTTGACACAAAATGGTATGAGGGTACTGGGGGTGGCTTTTAGACCTTTAAAAGATATTGAAACAGCACATTGTCCCGAGATGCTGGAAAAGGAACTGTGTTTTGTCGGTATGATAGGAATGATCGACCCAGCAAGACCGGAGGTGAAGGATGCGGTTAGGGAATGCCGGCAGGCAGGAATAAGACCGGTAATGATTACCGGTGACCATCCCCTTACCGCGATGTATATTGCCTCTGACATTGGCGTTGAAGTTTCAGAAGAAGAGAATGCGTGTGTGACCGGAGCCGATTTGGCAAAAATGTCGGTGGAGGAGTTAAAACCCATAGTAGCGAGGACTAATGTCTTTGCTCGGGTGGCACCAGAGCACAAACTGAAGATTGTTATGGCGCTTCAGAGTTTAAATGAGGTGGTGGCGATGACGGGTGATGGTGTGAATGATGCACCGGCATTGAAAAAGGCGGATATTGGGGTAGCAATGGGGATCACGGGTACGGATGTGGCAAAGGAGGCGGCGGAGATGGTTTTGCTTGACGACAACTTTGCCACGATTGTAGCGGCGGTTAAGGAGGGCAGGACGATTTACGATAACATCAAAAAGTTCATCCGCTATACCTTTGCTTCGAATGCTGGAGAAATTATTGTAATGCTGATTGCACCGTTCTTTGGTATGCCTTTGGCTCTGACACCATTACAGATTCTTTGGGTAAATCTTGTGACAGATGGTTTACCTGGTTTAGCATTAGGTATTGAAGGACCGGAACGGGATGTAATGCGCAAACCCCCAAGACCATTGGGTGAAAGTATTTTTGCCCACGGGATGGCATTTAATATCATCTGGTCTGGGGTATTTTTGGGACTCCTGTCTTTTTTCCCAGGCTGGTGGGCGTGGCGCAATGGTAACCCTGCTTGGCAGACAATTATCTTTACAGTGCTGACGATGGGGCAATTATTTCATTCCCTCTCCCTGCGTTCACAGAGGGAATCTGTATTTACTTTTGGGTTTTTCACCAACCGCACTCTTATAGGCACCTTCATAACTACCTTGATTCTCCAACTTGGATTGATTTATTTGCCGATTGCTCAGCGGATTTTTCAGACACACTCACTCCCGTTACCACAACTTTTGATCATTCTCGCATTGAGTTCTATGGTTTTCTGGGTTGTGGAACTGGAAAAACTCTTTCGGCGGCACTTTCAATGA
- a CDS encoding translocation/assembly module TamB domain-containing protein produces the protein MKLLRRLLLILLGLLLFLLVGLFIFRQEIGRYVLRRTVIALGKAIHWEVSYKTIEGDIFTHPRITGLCLTRQMDTIFISKLEVKYDIFALVQRRIVLSSVKIIDPDIRITQRVTKEVIKEGKTTFAFPNLSVRQLEIINGKVTLAGLKRIDSIGLKSNFSCSGTLLKLQVDSAGCRLTHEGLSIKSLTTEVRLDEGLLTVSNLQILTVSSELAAGFSLDINSGAIAVDTFNLSLNIQEITKIPGRVRLQGKGRIGEQIRFQANSWIGGLSYQQLSLPSFSGSFAIADSTLILRLGGANETLGGFALDAEFNLANFLFNAHITLDNVPVNKFKSGLPKFLLSATISADGKLGTIAHLLKKEDAKIKGDSINLLLRGSAKELGVDTLYATVKYHGQQTELRELVLSGSAGKFRFAGVARKGFVVAATEMGNFDLGVAGKFLSLPLTGRADGALQVVLLGDSWKFTGLVHFDGLGVGGMEVTRGLIQADLTGSGFLKKPLENTIYGRIAVGGEGVRILGYEWNWAQFVWTGPEFDFQVEKDRQRLLATGDVSFEKSNILAVLRTFEFTINEETLELYDSCWVKVGRDSLLISGLKINIADGEMECNASGRIGTMPQLGIRARNLNLRKIKELLGLNADLSGNLNFDLSGQDTFFFSWSGADIELPAANITFKYIDGSLLLTKGLLFLNSLRFVHERDTSIISGIFQYEVKDGFHFTRMDFDLHLADPGTWPFVVTRPYVEIQEGKLYGIAQVFWRPQDLSVTGRIRVQDGFLTVPSVDGKVDRFQAELTLKDNRIILEKLSGTTTKGILTAEGFLQLNPSGRCDSLRYTISFTGASAAPITGVYAIGDGEVSVSWREGEKAFISGGAVITEGLATIGFGGQPYKVASDSGGVDYDITVKAERGVWLRNRDADIELAADLIVRRVGEEALYSGEMVVKQGSVYYLDHILRITEGRLLFENSSQFDPQLNITAECPVPGKRENAPEKIVLSLTGRLSSPSFSFSSEPPLWDETQIITYLSLNVTMDELSALEEKELISRLLSERLLGYFQTQASKRVRDFIGLDYLEIQTGLTGDETRVTVGKYVGRNLYVSYTQNFTGELQPAFRIEYNLDQRSELLAERSYEGRYSFRYRFKLRF, from the coding sequence ATGAAATTGTTGAGGCGGCTTTTACTGATTTTGCTGGGATTACTCCTTTTTCTTTTAGTGGGGTTGTTTATATTCCGCCAAGAGATTGGCAGATATGTTCTTAGAAGGACAGTCATTGCATTAGGCAAGGCGATACACTGGGAAGTAAGTTACAAAACAATTGAAGGAGACATCTTTACCCATCCTCGGATAACGGGACTCTGTCTCACCCGGCAGATGGACACCATATTTATATCAAAACTGGAGGTTAAATACGACATCTTCGCACTGGTGCAGCGGCGAATAGTCCTCTCAAGTGTGAAGATTATTGACCCTGACATCCGGATTACCCAAAGGGTAACAAAGGAAGTGATTAAAGAAGGCAAAACAACCTTCGCATTTCCAAATTTGAGCGTGCGGCAGTTAGAAATAATAAATGGCAAGGTGACCCTGGCTGGTTTAAAACGGATTGACTCCATAGGGTTGAAATCAAATTTCTCATGTTCCGGTACGCTCCTTAAACTGCAAGTTGATTCTGCTGGTTGTCGGCTGACACACGAAGGTCTTTCTATTAAGTCCCTAACCACAGAGGTAAGACTTGATGAAGGTTTATTGACCGTAAGCAATTTACAGATACTTACTGTTTCCTCAGAGTTGGCGGCTGGGTTTAGCTTGGATATAAATTCAGGTGCGATTGCGGTTGATACATTCAATCTCAGCTTAAATATTCAAGAAATAACCAAGATTCCCGGGAGGGTGCGGTTACAAGGGAAGGGAAGAATCGGCGAACAAATAAGGTTCCAAGCGAACTCTTGGATAGGAGGTCTTTCCTACCAACAACTCTCCCTCCCCAGTTTCTCGGGTAGTTTTGCCATAGCCGATTCAACCCTAATCCTGCGATTGGGTGGGGCAAATGAAACACTGGGCGGTTTTGCGCTTGACGCCGAATTCAACTTGGCTAATTTTCTTTTCAACGCCCACATTACTCTTGATAATGTGCCCGTTAACAAATTTAAGTCTGGCCTCCCGAAATTTTTGCTTTCAGCGACTATTTCCGCTGATGGCAAACTAGGTACCATTGCCCATTTACTAAAGAAAGAGGATGCAAAAATCAAGGGAGATTCAATTAATCTACTATTACGGGGTAGTGCTAAGGAATTAGGGGTTGATACCCTATATGCTACAGTGAAGTATCATGGGCAACAGACCGAGTTGCGGGAGTTGGTGCTTTCCGGCTCCGCAGGAAAGTTTCGATTTGCAGGTGTGGCAAGAAAAGGCTTTGTTGTTGCTGCCACTGAAATGGGAAATTTCGATCTGGGGGTTGCGGGCAAGTTTTTGTCTCTACCACTCACTGGTAGGGCCGATGGCGCGCTGCAGGTGGTATTGTTAGGTGATAGCTGGAAATTTACTGGGTTAGTGCACTTTGATGGGTTAGGAGTTGGCGGGATGGAAGTGACGCGTGGTCTCATCCAGGCGGACTTAACAGGGAGCGGGTTTTTAAAGAAGCCTCTCGAGAACACGATTTATGGGCGGATAGCAGTCGGTGGTGAGGGTGTGAGGATATTGGGGTATGAGTGGAACTGGGCGCAGTTTGTCTGGACCGGACCTGAGTTTGATTTCCAAGTAGAGAAAGATAGGCAACGGCTTTTGGCTACAGGCGACGTCTCTTTCGAGAAATCTAATATTCTTGCAGTATTACGCACGTTTGAGTTTACTATTAACGAGGAGACGCTGGAACTCTATGATTCCTGCTGGGTCAAGGTAGGAAGGGATTCGCTATTGATCAGCGGGTTGAAGATAAATATTGCAGATGGAGAAATGGAGTGCAATGCCAGTGGCCGGATAGGCACAATGCCGCAACTAGGCATTCGCGCTCGAAATCTTAACCTTCGCAAGATTAAGGAGCTTTTAGGATTGAACGCCGATTTATCAGGAAATTTAAACTTTGACCTCTCGGGGCAGGACACCTTTTTCTTTTCTTGGAGCGGTGCTGATATTGAGCTGCCGGCAGCTAATATTACCTTTAAGTACATTGATGGTAGCTTGCTTCTGACCAAAGGCTTGTTATTTTTGAACTCACTGAGATTTGTTCACGAGCGAGATACCAGTATTATCAGCGGCATTTTCCAATATGAGGTGAAGGATGGGTTTCATTTTACCAGGATGGATTTCGACCTTCACCTTGCAGACCCTGGCACCTGGCCTTTTGTTGTAACAAGACCTTATGTGGAGATACAGGAAGGTAAACTTTACGGAATCGCACAGGTATTCTGGCGGCCCCAAGATTTGAGCGTCACAGGTAGAATCCGGGTTCAGGACGGATTTCTCACTGTTCCTTCAGTCGACGGGAAAGTAGACCGTTTTCAAGCAGAACTCACATTAAAGGACAACCGTATCATCTTGGAAAAACTGAGTGGGACGACCACAAAAGGGATATTGACGGCAGAGGGTTTTCTTCAATTAAATCCATCCGGGCGCTGCGATTCCCTCCGTTATACAATTTCTTTCACCGGCGCCTCCGCTGCGCCCATAACTGGTGTTTATGCAATTGGTGATGGTGAAGTTAGTGTATCTTGGCGGGAGGGGGAAAAGGCATTTATCTCTGGAGGTGCAGTTATTACCGAAGGTTTAGCCACCATCGGATTTGGTGGGCAGCCTTATAAAGTGGCCAGTGATTCAGGGGGTGTAGATTATGATATAACTGTCAAGGCAGAGCGGGGGGTTTGGTTACGTAATCGAGATGCGGACATTGAACTGGCAGCAGACCTAATTGTGAGGAGAGTTGGGGAGGAAGCGCTGTATTCGGGAGAGATGGTTGTAAAACAGGGTAGTGTCTATTACCTTGACCATATCCTTCGCATAACCGAAGGCAGACTCCTATTTGAGAATTCAAGCCAATTTGACCCCCAACTTAATATAACCGCCGAATGTCCCGTACCCGGGAAAAGGGAGAATGCTCCCGAGAAGATTGTTTTAAGCCTAACAGGTAGGCTCTCTTCCCCTTCCTTTAGTTTCTCCTCCGAACCACCTCTCTGGGACGAAACCCAGATTATTACCTACCTTAGCCTAAATGTGACAATGGATGAACTCTCGGCGTTAGAAGAGAAGGAGTTGATTTCGCGGCTGCTATCTGAACGGCTCCTCGGTTACTTTCAGACACAGGCTTCTAAACGGGTGCGGGATTTCATCGGTCTTGATTACCTTGAAATTCAAACTGGGCTTACCGGTGACGAGACCAGGGTCACGGTCGGCAAATATGTTGGGCGGAATCTTTATGTTTCTTATACCCAGAACTTCACGGGAGAACTGCAACCGGCTTTTAGAATTGAATACAATCTCGATCAGCGCTCCGAACTTCTTGCCGAGCGTTCTTACGAGGGTAGGTATTCCTTCCGCTACCGCTTCAAACTCCGCTTCTAA
- the priA gene encoding primosomal protein N': protein MYCEVALPRAPLDALTYTFDPTQVSTLEPGDLLLVPLCKKPVLGVVLRITEVPLCPDKDIQPVLKVLKKQVVSPELLSLVRWVADYYLCPVGEVLGLVVPNITPSFFSEEHCSSGIGKSVKQEFSVTVATRVDDFRARVQKFIAEALGCGSVLFLMPEPYFAEWLPFLQNSFVNAVIEYHHHLTQRQLRANWFSLLAADHKVVVGVRRAVWAPVKNLAGIVIISEHSQGFKEERQPKYHARDVAIIRARFASCPVLILDPTPTLETWWNVRHRRFKIVDRLRLPRFRENVFVVDMRRHQKEVVSPRLLRELNLALERKKSALLYINRLGLARFVVCEDCGQVLKCPNCLVPVLVTGTAVVCKLCGYTSGAPDFCPRCQGTQFLFRAPGVEMVVRSLEKLGIKARIFSKDDNHAQVLVGTRRMLSCEAERDLGLIALVNFDTELALPDFRSRERAFTLLVELLQRAERAQARLVIQTYRPFDPVINLALAGDLRGFIKEELRIRQEAGFPPYRRLVALTVKGKDEKKARSEALALMRDLEKIPGAEVFNPMPLRIILKLPREVMPGRVISRSLLKRKGVKIKVDVDPLKVI from the coding sequence ATGTACTGCGAAGTTGCCCTTCCCCGAGCCCCGCTTGATGCACTCACCTATACATTTGACCCAACCCAGGTTTCCACATTAGAACCTGGTGATTTACTCCTCGTTCCTTTATGCAAGAAACCGGTTTTAGGTGTGGTATTGAGGATTACCGAGGTTCCACTTTGCCCTGATAAGGATATCCAACCGGTTCTGAAAGTTCTAAAAAAGCAGGTCGTATCCCCAGAACTGCTTTCCCTCGTGCGTTGGGTGGCAGATTACTATCTGTGCCCTGTGGGGGAGGTGTTGGGTCTGGTCGTGCCTAATATTACTCCTTCCTTTTTTTCAGAAGAGCATTGCTCATCCGGAATTGGGAAATCGGTCAAGCAAGAATTTTCTGTTACCGTTGCTACTCGGGTTGATGATTTCAGGGCAAGGGTGCAGAAATTCATTGCGGAGGCGCTTGGTTGTGGTTCGGTCTTGTTTTTAATGCCCGAGCCATATTTTGCTGAATGGCTGCCGTTTCTTCAGAACAGTTTTGTTAATGCGGTGATTGAGTATCACCATCACCTGACCCAAAGACAATTACGTGCTAACTGGTTTTCTCTGCTTGCAGCGGACCATAAAGTGGTCGTCGGCGTCCGGCGAGCGGTCTGGGCACCGGTTAAAAATCTCGCGGGAATAGTGATTATCAGCGAACATTCCCAGGGGTTTAAGGAAGAACGTCAGCCTAAATACCATGCACGGGATGTGGCAATTATTCGAGCGAGGTTTGCCTCCTGTCCGGTTTTAATCCTTGACCCCACACCAACTCTTGAGACCTGGTGGAATGTCAGACACCGGCGTTTTAAGATAGTTGACCGTTTGCGGCTCCCTCGGTTCAGAGAAAATGTTTTCGTTGTCGATATGCGCCGGCACCAGAAGGAGGTTGTTTCACCGAGGCTCTTGCGCGAATTAAATCTTGCCCTCGAGAGAAAGAAGTCAGCGCTTCTCTATATCAATCGGTTGGGTTTGGCGAGATTTGTTGTCTGCGAGGATTGTGGTCAGGTGCTTAAATGCCCCAATTGTCTGGTGCCGGTTTTGGTTACCGGGACGGCCGTGGTCTGCAAGCTCTGCGGTTATACCTCAGGGGCGCCTGACTTTTGCCCTCGGTGTCAAGGGACACAATTCCTCTTCCGGGCCCCTGGGGTGGAAATGGTTGTGCGTAGTTTGGAGAAACTTGGTATCAAGGCGCGGATTTTCAGCAAGGATGATAACCACGCCCAGGTTTTAGTGGGGACAAGAAGGATGCTTTCGTGTGAGGCGGAAAGGGATTTGGGCTTGATTGCGCTTGTCAATTTTGATACTGAGCTTGCCCTGCCCGATTTTCGCAGCCGGGAAAGGGCTTTTACACTGCTTGTTGAACTTCTACAACGGGCGGAGCGCGCACAGGCGCGGTTGGTGATTCAGACCTACCGGCCTTTTGACCCGGTGATTAACCTTGCCCTTGCCGGCGACCTGAGGGGTTTTATCAAAGAGGAGTTGAGGATACGCCAGGAGGCGGGGTTTCCACCGTACCGGCGTTTAGTTGCGCTCACGGTGAAGGGAAAGGACGAGAAAAAGGCAAGGTCTGAGGCTCTGGCACTGATGCGTGATTTAGAAAAAATCCCGGGGGCGGAGGTTTTTAATCCGATGCCCCTGAGGATTATATTAAAACTGCCGCGGGAGGTGATGCCGGGAAGGGTGATTTCCCGAAGCCTTCTGAAAAGAAAGGGTGTTAAAATCAAGGTGGATGTTGACCCGCTGAAGGTTATTTAG
- a CDS encoding BamA/TamA family outer membrane protein yields the protein MITTISLLLVIGITGQVDAVKFAGNRSFPTRLLRSLIQTKPGQPLMNAQLVDDVRTLENFYTHNGFFAVKIEKGIEKIKGKTVVKFYINEGMRSRISDIVITGNYFFSVSRLKSLLPFGVKDYYNRDLVVLGAHNLRNLYLDNGYPFVQVQDTVTVTATSVTVCYIIEEGPCSYIQAIRVRGNKSVATPTILRTIGLAPREKFSRYRLEMAKRRLYASRLFSRAHYYVIKNDSFPDSVTIRFDVVEQKQKGIGIGIGVETPPSRVLISLDWEHNNLLNRGQMLFAATSFAIPITSYREPLSAYRFNFDITWRVPYLFYQRIDFQTHPFFYYEKLDSTRLREYGIETGMSRDIVPLLRLGIFNRLRLVADTSRGITNSLALNLIYDNRDNLLDPRQGFYILPVMEIAGGPFLGDNHFVRGRADCRVYRTIGPAFVVAIRVAGGRVVPYGRSTTIPYYEEFFLGGANTLRGYNERSLGPDTAQSGRYGPIVVNTNLELRTPYFFRWVGVVSFLDLGQVARESDIILRGVDAGAGIGIRVKTPIGPIRLDWGKRLKAAPRGDLGKIYIGVLHAF from the coding sequence ATGATTACGACCATTTCTTTACTCTTGGTAATAGGGATTACCGGTCAGGTGGACGCTGTGAAGTTTGCCGGCAACCGCTCTTTTCCGACACGCCTCCTGCGTTCCCTCATCCAGACAAAACCAGGTCAGCCCCTAATGAATGCCCAACTGGTAGATGACGTTCGTACACTTGAGAACTTTTACACCCACAACGGGTTTTTTGCCGTCAAGATTGAAAAGGGGATTGAGAAGATAAAAGGGAAAACGGTAGTTAAATTTTATATTAACGAAGGAATGCGCAGTAGGATTAGTGATATCGTGATTACAGGCAATTATTTCTTTTCTGTGTCGCGCCTCAAATCACTTTTGCCATTCGGTGTCAAAGATTATTACAACCGGGACCTCGTAGTTCTTGGTGCCCACAATCTCCGCAACCTTTACCTTGACAATGGGTATCCTTTCGTTCAAGTTCAAGACACCGTTACCGTTACCGCCACCTCTGTTACCGTCTGCTATATTATTGAAGAAGGTCCGTGCTCCTATATCCAGGCGATTCGTGTCAGGGGAAATAAGAGCGTTGCTACCCCTACGATTTTAAGGACTATCGGCCTCGCCCCACGGGAAAAATTCTCCCGTTATCGCTTAGAGATGGCGAAACGTCGCCTTTACGCCAGTCGGCTTTTCTCCCGGGCCCATTACTATGTTATTAAAAACGACTCCTTTCCTGATAGCGTGACGATAAGGTTTGACGTTGTCGAACAAAAACAAAAGGGCATTGGTATCGGCATCGGGGTGGAAACTCCGCCGAGCCGAGTCTTAATCTCTCTTGACTGGGAACATAACAATCTCCTCAATCGGGGGCAAATGCTATTTGCGGCAACTAGCTTCGCAATACCAATTACCAGCTACCGTGAACCACTCAGCGCCTACCGCTTCAACTTTGATATCACTTGGCGTGTTCCTTATTTATTCTATCAGCGAATTGATTTTCAGACGCACCCATTTTTTTACTATGAAAAATTGGACTCTACCAGATTGCGTGAATATGGAATTGAGACCGGAATGAGTCGTGATATCGTTCCTCTTCTGCGGCTCGGGATTTTCAACCGGCTGCGTCTCGTGGCTGATACTAGCAGGGGGATTACAAATTCCCTTGCCCTGAATTTGATTTACGACAACCGTGATAACCTCTTGGACCCACGGCAGGGATTTTATATCCTACCAGTAATGGAAATTGCGGGTGGACCTTTTTTGGGTGATAACCACTTTGTGCGGGGAAGAGCCGATTGCCGCGTCTATCGAACAATCGGCCCGGCATTTGTTGTAGCAATCAGGGTTGCCGGTGGGAGGGTAGTGCCTTACGGCCGGTCAACCACTATTCCTTATTATGAAGAATTTTTTCTTGGGGGTGCCAACACCCTTCGGGGATACAATGAACGTTCCCTTGGTCCTGATACCGCTCAATCCGGAAGATACGGCCCGATAGTGGTTAATACCAATCTTGAGCTTCGAACCCCGTACTTTTTCCGCTGGGTTGGTGTGGTGAGTTTTCTTGACCTTGGCCAAGTTGCTCGGGAGAGTGATATTATCCTTCGAGGCGTTGATGCTGGTGCCGGAATAGGAATCAGAGTGAAAACGCCGATTGGTCCTATTCGCCTTGACTGGGGGAAACGGTTAAAGGCGGCACCGAGAGGGGATTTAGGTAAAATTTATATTGGGGTACTTCATGCCTTCTAA